Genomic segment of bacterium:
TTCGCGCCGGATCTGTTGATGAGACGGATCCGGAAAAAGGTCTTTCGCATTTTCTCGAGCATATGCTGTTTAAAGGCAGCAAACATTTCACGGCTCGGGAGATCGCACAGAGTCTGGAGTCTGTAGGCGGCAGCCTCAACGCCAGCACAGGCAAAGAGTTGTCGGTCTTTACCGCTCATGTAGTGGATGAACACATCGAGATCGCCGTGCGCGTGCTCTCCGATCTGCTGCTTCATCCCCGGCTGGCGTCCCGTGACATCGAGCTGGAGCG
This window contains:
- a CDS encoding insulinase family protein; translation: MIQLTRLDNGLRIITDSMPRMRSIALGIWVRAGSVDETDPEKGLSHFLEHMLFKGSKHFTAREIAQSLESVGGSLNASTGKELSVFTAHVVDEHIEIAVRVLSDLLLHPRLASRDIELER